A genomic segment from Brucella pseudogrignonensis encodes:
- a CDS encoding glutamine synthetase family protein, translating into MAEQLTFDTLKKAVANDEIDTVLACFVDMQGRLIGKRFYGPFFVESGHDETHGCNYLLADDIDMEPVPGYEAASWDKGYGDFVIKPDLSTLRLAPWLEKTAIVLCDVLDHQDHEDLAHSPRGILKKQLARLNERGYRAYFASELEFYLFDETYKTARAKRWQDMETASPYVQDYVIHLTTKEEQVLRAMRNHLGAAGIPVENSKGEWGPGQQELNVRYAEALEMADRHVIMKNAMKEIAEAHGKCITFMAKYDYSRAGSSSHIHNSIWSADGKEPLFFDPKAPNTMTPLMRSWVAGQLKYAVDYTYFLAPYINSYKRFQAGTFAPTKIMWSQDNRTAGFRLCGEGTKGIRIECRIGGADLNPYLAFAALIAAGLRGIDENLELEDPFVGDAYSAVKLKEIPYTLREATEALKNSAFLKEALGEKVVNHYVHTAHWEQIEYDRRVTDWELHRGFERY; encoded by the coding sequence ATGGCCGAACAGTTAACTTTCGACACTCTGAAAAAAGCCGTCGCAAATGACGAGATTGATACCGTGCTTGCATGTTTTGTGGACATGCAGGGGCGTCTGATTGGCAAACGCTTCTACGGACCATTTTTTGTGGAATCCGGGCATGATGAGACCCATGGCTGCAACTATCTTCTGGCTGACGACATCGATATGGAGCCCGTACCAGGCTATGAGGCCGCAAGTTGGGACAAGGGCTATGGCGACTTCGTCATAAAGCCGGATCTCTCAACTCTGCGTCTGGCGCCATGGTTGGAAAAGACAGCCATCGTGCTCTGTGATGTGCTGGACCACCAAGATCACGAAGATCTGGCGCATTCACCGCGCGGCATCCTCAAGAAGCAGCTCGCACGTCTGAATGAGCGCGGCTATCGCGCCTATTTCGCGTCGGAACTGGAATTCTATCTCTTCGATGAGACATATAAAACAGCACGCGCAAAACGCTGGCAGGATATGGAAACCGCCTCTCCTTATGTGCAGGATTATGTCATCCATCTCACCACCAAGGAAGAGCAGGTTCTGCGCGCCATGCGCAATCATCTGGGTGCCGCAGGCATCCCGGTTGAAAATTCGAAAGGCGAATGGGGACCGGGACAGCAGGAACTCAATGTTCGCTATGCAGAAGCGCTGGAAATGGCTGACCGCCATGTCATCATGAAAAATGCCATGAAGGAAATTGCCGAGGCCCATGGCAAGTGCATCACCTTCATGGCAAAGTATGATTATAGCAGGGCGGGAAGCTCCAGCCATATTCACAACTCCATCTGGAGTGCCGACGGTAAAGAACCGCTGTTCTTCGATCCCAAAGCCCCCAATACGATGACGCCACTCATGCGCTCATGGGTGGCGGGCCAGCTCAAGTACGCTGTTGATTACACCTATTTTCTGGCACCCTATATTAACTCCTATAAACGTTTTCAGGCAGGCACATTTGCGCCAACAAAGATCATGTGGAGCCAGGATAACCGTACTGCCGGTTTCCGGCTGTGCGGCGAAGGCACCAAAGGCATTCGCATAGAATGCCGGATCGGTGGAGCCGATCTCAACCCTTATCTGGCCTTTGCGGCGCTTATTGCAGCAGGGCTTAGAGGTATCGACGAAAATCTGGAACTGGAAGATCCATTTGTGGGGGACGCCTATAGCGCGGTTAAACTCAAGGAAATTCCGTACACGCTGCGCGAAGCGACAGAAGCTCTCAAAAACTCGGCATTCCTCAAAGAAGCGCTCGGTGAAAAAGTGGTCAATCACTATGTCCACACCGCACACTGGGAGCAAATTGAATATGACCGCCGCGTTACAGATTGGGAACTGCATCGCGGCTTTGAACGCTATTAG